A region from the Sphingomonas sp. S2-65 genome encodes:
- a CDS encoding endonuclease domain-containing protein, whose amino-acid sequence MLQGTAQATLLAKQLRGEMSLPEVMLWTALRSRPGGLKFRKQHPSGPYVADFYCHAARLVVEVDGGTHGCGDRPARDAARDGWFRRRGLDVMRISASEVLRDCDAVMRGIVERAAQRLDDER is encoded by the coding sequence ATGTTGCAGGGTACGGCTCAAGCAACGCTGCTTGCCAAGCAGTTGCGCGGGGAAATGTCGCTACCTGAGGTGATGCTCTGGACGGCGCTGCGGTCGCGCCCTGGGGGGCTGAAGTTTCGTAAGCAGCATCCTTCCGGACCCTATGTCGCCGACTTCTATTGCCATGCGGCGCGACTGGTCGTGGAGGTCGATGGCGGCACGCATGGGTGTGGAGATCGCCCGGCTCGTGATGCCGCCCGGGACGGCTGGTTCCGGCGACGCGGCCTGGATGTAATGCGTATCTCGGCCAGCGAGGTGCTGCGCGACTGCGATGCCGTGATGCGCGGCATCGTCGAAAGAGCCGCGCAGCGGCTCGACGACGAAAGGTAG
- a CDS encoding site-specific DNA-methyltransferase: MGVLEKVRTRSRAAAPVAPAELPLDQILMGDCIAAMRSLPAKSVDCIFADPPYNLQLGGDLNRPDGSHVDAVTDHWDKFDSLAVYDKFTRDWLAEARRILKDDGTIWVIGSYHNIFKVGSAIQDLGFWILNDIIWRKANPMPNFKGTRFTNAHETLIWASTGEKAKYTFNYRSMKTLNDELQMRSDWEFPICGGQERLKKDGHKVHPTQKPEALLYRILLASTKPGDVVLDPFFGTGTTGAVAKRLGRHWIGIERELDYVDAAMERIAAALPLDESALKTMQAPKAAPRVAFGQLVENGYLAPGAVLTDAKRKHVAVVGADGSLRCGDEAGSIHKLGAALQGAPSCNGWTYWHHEVEGKLKPIDTIRQTYLLATQP; this comes from the coding sequence ATGGGCGTGTTGGAGAAGGTCAGGACGCGGAGTCGCGCGGCCGCCCCGGTGGCGCCGGCGGAGCTTCCACTCGACCAGATCCTGATGGGCGACTGCATCGCCGCAATGCGCTCGCTGCCAGCCAAGTCGGTCGACTGCATCTTCGCCGATCCGCCCTATAACCTGCAGCTGGGCGGCGATCTCAATCGCCCCGACGGCAGCCATGTCGACGCGGTGACCGATCATTGGGACAAGTTCGACAGCCTGGCGGTGTACGACAAGTTCACCCGCGACTGGCTGGCCGAGGCGCGCCGGATCCTGAAGGATGACGGCACGATCTGGGTGATCGGCAGCTATCACAATATCTTCAAGGTGGGATCGGCGATCCAGGACCTGGGCTTCTGGATCCTCAACGACATCATCTGGCGCAAGGCCAATCCGATGCCCAATTTCAAGGGCACGCGCTTCACCAACGCGCATGAGACGCTGATCTGGGCGTCGACCGGCGAGAAGGCGAAATACACCTTCAACTATCGCAGCATGAAAACGCTGAACGACGAGCTGCAGATGCGCAGCGACTGGGAATTCCCGATCTGCGGCGGGCAGGAGCGGCTGAAGAAGGACGGGCACAAGGTGCATCCGACCCAGAAGCCCGAGGCGCTGCTGTACCGCATCCTGCTGGCGTCGACCAAGCCGGGCGACGTGGTGCTCGATCCGTTCTTCGGCACCGGCACGACCGGCGCGGTTGCCAAGCGGCTGGGGCGGCACTGGATCGGCATCGAGCGCGAGCTGGATTATGTCGATGCGGCGATGGAGCGCATCGCCGCGGCGCTGCCGCTCGACGAATCGGCATTGAAGACGATGCAGGCGCCCAAGGCGGCGCCGCGGGTGGCGTTCGGGCAGCTGGTCGAGAATGGCTATCTGGCGCCGGGCGCGGTGCTGACCGATGCCAAGCGCAAGCATGTCGCAGTCGTAGGGGCGGACGGGTCGCTGCGCTGCGGCGACGAGGCGGGATCGATCCACAAGCTGGGCGCGGCGCTGCAGGGTGCGCCGTCGTGCAATGGCTGGACCTATTGGCACCACGAGGTCGAGGGCAAGCTGAAGCCGATCGACACGATCCGCCAGACCTATTTGCTCGCGACGCAGCCCTGA
- a CDS encoding aa3-type cytochrome c oxidase subunit IV produces MADTGDVTDIEAHAATYSGFTVLMMRGTAVAVLLAALVVFLIAS; encoded by the coding sequence ATGGCGGACACGGGTGATGTCACGGACATCGAAGCGCACGCGGCGACCTATTCCGGATTCACGGTCCTGATGATGCGCGGCACCGCCGTGGCGGTGCTGCTGGCGGCGCTGGTCGTCTTTCTGATCGCGAGCTGA
- a CDS encoding helix-turn-helix domain-containing protein: MITAIREVRRAKGLTLEEVAARCDPPTTAQTVGRLETGTRTVSVGWLNRIAAALGVDSADLVRLPERPDIAVAATLDASGAHAPRRAASVVPPKSAPGMIAVTVTGAAGDYRAGDEIWCQPLDPAHFGKAMNRDVLVPRPAGRFLFARLIGREGGKLHLLPLGAGSRQQVVTDPAWIAPAQRLVRTL, from the coding sequence ATGATCACTGCGATACGCGAAGTCCGCCGCGCCAAGGGTCTGACGCTGGAGGAGGTCGCGGCGCGCTGCGATCCGCCGACCACCGCCCAGACCGTCGGCCGGCTGGAAACCGGAACGCGCACCGTGTCGGTCGGCTGGCTCAACCGCATCGCCGCCGCGCTCGGCGTCGACTCCGCCGATCTCGTCCGCCTGCCCGAGCGTCCCGACATCGCCGTCGCGGCCACGCTCGACGCCAGCGGCGCGCACGCGCCGCGCCGCGCCGCCTCGGTCGTCCCGCCCAAGAGCGCGCCGGGCATGATCGCCGTCACCGTCACCGGCGCGGCCGGTGATTATCGCGCCGGTGACGAGATCTGGTGCCAGCCGCTCGATCCCGCGCATTTCGGCAAGGCGATGAACCGCGACGTGCTGGTGCCCCGGCCCGCCGGCCGCTTCCTGTTCGCCCGGCTGATCGGCCGCGAGGGGGGCAAGCTCCACTTGCTGCCGCTCGGCGCCGGCAGCCGCCAGCAGGTCGTCACCGACCCGGCCTGGATCGCGCCGGCCCAGCGCCTCGTCCGCACGCTGTGA
- a CDS encoding proton-translocating transhydrogenase family protein, translating into MDFIAILSIFVLACFVGYYVVWSVTPALHTPLMAVTNAISSVIIVGALIAAAASGLGSGGTVSKWLGLLAVVFASINIFGGFAVTARMLAMYKKKVR; encoded by the coding sequence ATGGACTTCATCGCGATTTTGTCGATTTTCGTGCTGGCGTGCTTCGTTGGCTATTACGTGGTGTGGTCGGTGACGCCGGCGTTGCACACGCCGTTGATGGCGGTGACCAATGCCATTTCCTCGGTCATCATCGTCGGCGCGCTGATCGCGGCGGCGGCTTCGGGGCTGGGGAGTGGCGGGACGGTGTCCAAGTGGCTGGGGCTGCTTGCGGTGGTGTTCGCCAGCATCAACATCTTCGGGGGCTTTGCGGTGACCGCGCGCATGCTGGCGATGTACAAGAAGAAGGTGCGCTGA
- a CDS encoding YbhB/YbcL family Raf kinase inhibitor-like protein, whose protein sequence is MLEHVPHWLGSALKNLRAGPEKLAIAHSELGSFESLDLASPAFANGARLPERFTADGEGVSPPLFWTGVPEGTERMALIVEDPDAPAPQPLVHAVIWNLPPHDGELKEGMIRADGEGSIRGSDVGRNSYLGEGWLPPDPPTGHGEHHYAFQLFALGPGPDLATNPGRGAMLEAMAGRVLAAGLLTGTYSRGEEAPTGLVGAAAPA, encoded by the coding sequence ATGCTCGAACATGTCCCCCACTGGCTGGGCAGCGCGCTCAAGAACCTGCGCGCGGGGCCCGAGAAGCTGGCGATCGCCCATTCCGAGCTCGGCAGCTTCGAATCGCTCGATCTCGCCAGCCCCGCCTTCGCCAACGGCGCCCGCCTTCCGGAACGCTTCACCGCCGATGGCGAGGGCGTGTCGCCGCCGCTCTTCTGGACAGGCGTGCCCGAAGGCACCGAGCGGATGGCGCTGATCGTCGAGGATCCCGACGCGCCGGCACCCCAGCCGCTGGTCCACGCCGTGATCTGGAACCTGCCGCCGCACGACGGCGAGTTGAAGGAAGGTATGATCCGGGCCGATGGCGAGGGCAGCATCCGGGGCAGCGATGTCGGCCGCAACAGCTATCTCGGCGAAGGCTGGCTGCCACCCGATCCGCCCACCGGCCACGGCGAACATCATTACGCCTTCCAGCTGTTCGCGCTGGGGCCGGGCCCCGACCTCGCCACCAATCCGGGCCGCGGCGCCATGCTCGAAGCCATGGCCGGCCGCGTCCTCGCCGCCGGCCTGCTCACCGGCACCTATTCGCGCGGCGAGGAAGCACCCACCGGCCTGGTAGGCGCCGCAGCCCCGGCGTGA
- the folP gene encoding dihydropteroate synthase, with protein MTIPASAKLYLRPTRFVDSPVGRDGEAARLAGGLSWFAGYELIAVEGGRRVAQRDVSLAQVAADERLAAISARITAPRAPLELGERVLRLDQPQVMGILNVTPDSFSDGVHHVGDPAGAAQVGVDMSVAGAAIIDIGGESTRPGSASVWEGDEIARVVPAIERLARSGTAVSVDTRKAAVMEAALAAGAHVVNDVAALLHDERALEVVVRAGCPVVLMHSPDPASGPHGGSGYRDVLVEVYDWLEARVAAVAAAGVDRAKILIDPGIGFGKGLQDNLALLNGLALFHGIGCGIVLGASRKRMIGALSNEAPADARLGGSIALAIKGAELGAQLIRVHDVFETGQALRVWRGCKDAALIAR; from the coding sequence ATGACCATCCCCGCTTCCGCCAAGCTTTACCTGCGTCCCACGCGGTTCGTCGATTCGCCCGTGGGGCGCGATGGCGAGGCGGCGCGGCTTGCGGGCGGGCTGAGCTGGTTTGCGGGCTACGAGCTGATTGCGGTCGAGGGCGGCCGCCGCGTGGCGCAGCGCGACGTGTCGCTGGCGCAGGTTGCCGCTGACGAGCGGCTGGCGGCGATCTCGGCGCGCATCACCGCGCCGCGCGCGCCGCTCGAGCTGGGCGAGAGGGTGCTGCGGCTCGACCAGCCGCAGGTGATGGGGATCCTCAACGTCACGCCGGACAGCTTCTCCGACGGGGTGCACCATGTCGGCGATCCCGCCGGCGCTGCGCAGGTGGGAGTCGACATGAGCGTGGCCGGCGCGGCGATCATCGACATCGGCGGCGAATCGACGCGGCCGGGCTCGGCAAGCGTGTGGGAAGGCGACGAAATCGCCCGCGTCGTGCCGGCGATCGAGCGGCTGGCGCGCAGCGGCACGGCGGTGTCGGTCGACACCCGCAAGGCGGCGGTGATGGAAGCAGCGCTGGCGGCGGGGGCGCATGTCGTCAACGACGTGGCGGCGCTGCTCCACGACGAACGCGCGCTCGAGGTGGTGGTGCGGGCCGGCTGCCCGGTGGTGCTGATGCACTCGCCGGACCCCGCCAGCGGTCCGCATGGCGGCAGCGGATACCGCGACGTGCTGGTCGAGGTCTATGACTGGCTGGAGGCGCGGGTCGCCGCGGTGGCGGCGGCGGGGGTGGACCGGGCGAAGATCCTGATCGATCCGGGCATCGGCTTCGGCAAGGGATTGCAGGACAATCTCGCGCTGCTCAACGGGCTAGCGCTGTTCCACGGGATCGGCTGCGGCATCGTGCTGGGCGCCAGCCGCAAGCGGATGATCGGGGCGCTGTCGAACGAGGCGCCGGCGGATGCGCGGCTGGGTGGATCGATCGCGCTGGCGATCAAGGGTGCGGAGTTGGGCGCGCAGCTGATCCGGGTTCACGACGTGTTCGAAACCGGGCAGGCGCTCCGGGTCTGGCGCGGGTGCAAGGACGCGGCGCTGATCGCGCGCTGA
- a CDS encoding NAD(P)(+) transhydrogenase (Re/Si-specific) subunit beta: MDHAVSANPWVALAYLVAGVCFILALRGLSSPVTSQRGNRLGMIGMAIAVVTTLVTHVPMAGVPDAVGAVGAMVPNWLSIGEILAAIGIGAAIGLVTARRIAMTAMPQLVAAFHSLVGLAAVLVAAAAFLNPLAFGIAEMVVPMIGEPFGSIHPVSRVEMALGVAIGAITFSGSVIAFLKLNGTMSGKPILLPMRHAINLGLLVAIVALIASFTQTQSPTAFWTVTVLSFVIGFLLIVPIGGADMPVVVSMLNSYSGWAAAAMGFTLHNSAMIITGALVGSSGAILSYIMCRAMNRSFISVIAGGFGGDSGGPAGAVASDRPWKRGSAEDAAFLMSQAEQVVIVPGYGMAVAQAQHALREMGDKLKAHGVRVKYAIHPVAGRMPGHMNVLLAEANVPYDDVFELEDINSEFAQTDVAFVIGANDVTNPAAKTDKSSPIYGMPVLDVEKAKTVLFIKRSMGGVGYAGVDNELFYRDNTMMLLADAKKMVEEIVKSLD; encoded by the coding sequence ATGGACCATGCCGTTTCAGCCAATCCCTGGGTAGCGCTGGCCTATCTCGTCGCGGGCGTGTGCTTCATCCTCGCGCTGCGCGGGCTCTCGAGCCCAGTGACCAGCCAGCGTGGCAATCGCCTGGGCATGATCGGCATGGCAATCGCCGTGGTGACTACGCTGGTGACGCACGTCCCGATGGCGGGCGTGCCCGACGCGGTCGGCGCGGTCGGCGCCATGGTGCCGAACTGGCTCTCGATCGGCGAGATCCTGGCCGCGATCGGGATCGGCGCGGCGATCGGGCTGGTGACGGCGCGGCGCATCGCGATGACCGCGATGCCGCAGCTCGTGGCGGCGTTCCACAGCCTAGTGGGGCTCGCGGCGGTGCTCGTTGCGGCGGCGGCGTTCCTCAATCCGCTAGCGTTCGGGATCGCCGAGATGGTGGTGCCGATGATCGGCGAACCGTTCGGATCGATCCACCCGGTCAGCCGGGTCGAGATGGCGCTGGGCGTGGCGATCGGCGCGATCACCTTTTCGGGATCGGTGATCGCCTTCCTCAAATTGAATGGCACGATGAGCGGCAAGCCGATCCTGTTGCCGATGCGCCACGCGATCAATTTGGGGCTGCTGGTGGCAATCGTCGCGCTGATCGCCAGCTTCACCCAGACGCAGTCGCCCACGGCGTTCTGGACGGTCACCGTGCTGAGCTTCGTCATCGGCTTCCTGCTGATCGTGCCGATCGGCGGGGCGGACATGCCGGTGGTGGTCAGCATGCTCAACAGCTATTCGGGCTGGGCGGCGGCGGCGATGGGGTTCACGCTGCACAATAGCGCGATGATCATCACCGGCGCGCTGGTGGGATCGTCGGGCGCGATCCTGAGCTACATCATGTGCCGGGCGATGAACCGCAGCTTCATCAGCGTGATCGCGGGCGGCTTCGGCGGCGACAGCGGCGGCCCGGCAGGCGCGGTGGCGAGCGACCGGCCGTGGAAGCGCGGATCGGCGGAGGATGCGGCGTTCCTGATGAGCCAGGCCGAGCAGGTCGTGATCGTGCCCGGATATGGCATGGCGGTGGCACAGGCGCAGCACGCGCTGCGCGAGATGGGCGACAAGCTCAAGGCGCATGGCGTGCGGGTGAAATATGCGATCCACCCGGTGGCGGGGCGGATGCCCGGGCACATGAACGTGCTGCTGGCCGAAGCCAACGTCCCCTATGACGACGTGTTCGAGCTGGAAGACATCAACTCCGAATTCGCGCAGACCGATGTCGCCTTCGTGATCGGCGCAAACGACGTCACCAACCCGGCGGCGAAGACGGACAAGTCGTCGCCAATCTACGGCATGCCGGTGCTCGACGTGGAGAAGGCCAAGACCGTGCTGTTCATCAAGCGATCGATGGGGGGCGTGGGCTATGCCGGCGTCGACAACGAGCTGTTCTACCGCGACAACACGATGATGCTGCTGGCCGACGCGAAGAAGATGGTGGAAGAGATCGTCAAGTCGCTCGACTGA
- a CDS encoding winged helix DNA-binding protein: protein MRRGKLAMLNEGIARGYDVSAPRALVIADAAEGARAALHAAALAGCETRPPLSFAAAAHDFGGHGVADVILIEAAGVPDPLLDVVLARADTMARERSLGIVAAVLPEQIDAAAALLSGPRVQLLCMPSDSERVAAVTAAKWMARGEVHDVSRDADVMPFQRLHEEVARLADTLGRLVREEARQQHAGVRGPVSGYRGPGDEAAAVDIDAPQVRAVIRARRMRGQFFGSELFADPAWDMLLDLFAAGLERRRVSVSSLCIAAAVPPTTALRWIGTLHDAGLFERQADPSDRRRAYIGLSAKGIEGMKSYAGAVKRAGLPLV from the coding sequence ATGCGAAGGGGGAAGCTGGCGATGCTGAACGAGGGGATTGCGCGCGGATATGACGTGAGCGCGCCGCGCGCGCTGGTGATCGCGGATGCGGCCGAGGGCGCGCGCGCCGCGCTGCATGCCGCTGCGCTGGCGGGGTGCGAGACGCGTCCGCCGCTGTCCTTTGCCGCAGCGGCGCATGACTTTGGCGGCCATGGCGTTGCCGACGTGATCCTGATCGAGGCTGCTGGGGTGCCCGACCCGCTGCTGGACGTGGTGCTGGCGCGCGCCGACACGATGGCGCGCGAGCGGTCGCTGGGGATCGTGGCGGCGGTGCTGCCCGAGCAGATCGACGCGGCTGCGGCGCTGCTGTCGGGCCCGCGTGTCCAGTTGCTGTGCATGCCAAGCGACAGCGAGCGGGTCGCGGCGGTCACGGCGGCCAAGTGGATGGCGCGCGGCGAAGTGCATGACGTGTCGCGCGACGCCGACGTGATGCCGTTCCAGCGGCTGCACGAGGAAGTCGCGCGGCTGGCCGACACGCTGGGACGGCTGGTCCGCGAAGAGGCCCGGCAGCAGCATGCGGGCGTGCGGGGGCCGGTCAGCGGCTATCGCGGGCCGGGCGACGAGGCCGCCGCCGTCGACATCGACGCGCCGCAGGTGCGGGCGGTAATCCGCGCCCGGCGGATGCGCGGCCAGTTCTTCGGGAGCGAGCTGTTCGCCGACCCGGCCTGGGACATGCTGCTGGACCTGTTCGCGGCGGGACTGGAGCGGCGGCGGGTGTCGGTATCGAGCCTGTGCATCGCCGCGGCGGTGCCGCCGACCACCGCGTTGCGCTGGATCGGCACGCTGCACGATGCCGGGCTGTTCGAGCGCCAGGCGGACCCCAGCGATCGGCGGCGGGCCTATATCGGGCTGAGCGCGAAAGGCATCGAGGGGATGAAGAGCTATGCCGGGGCAGTGAAGCGCGCGGGACTGCCGCTGGTGTGA
- a CDS encoding glucose 1-dehydrogenase, whose protein sequence is MSETETIDMIHEDALPGHESALEPKPDWEPRYPGSGRLKDKVAIVTGADSGIGRAVAALYAREGAHVAILYLCEHDDAQMTADIVRGEGREALTIAGDIGDKDFCNAAVAQVFEKFGRIDVLVNNAGEQHPDKEITDITEAQLKRTFQTNIFGQFFMVQAAMPHLKAGAAIVNCTSVTMYQGEPELLDYSSTKGAITAFTRSLSMNLIKKGIRVNAVAPGPIWTPLNPMGGASPDKLESFGEDVPMGRPGQPNEVAPAFLFLACEDASYMSGQVLHPNGGTVVNG, encoded by the coding sequence ATGAGCGAAACCGAAACCATCGACATGATCCACGAGGATGCGCTGCCCGGACACGAGAGCGCCCTCGAACCCAAGCCTGACTGGGAGCCGCGCTATCCCGGCTCGGGCCGTCTCAAGGACAAGGTGGCGATCGTCACCGGCGCCGACAGCGGCATTGGCCGCGCGGTCGCCGCGCTCTATGCCCGCGAAGGCGCGCATGTCGCGATCCTCTATCTGTGCGAGCATGACGATGCGCAGATGACCGCCGACATCGTGCGGGGCGAAGGACGTGAGGCACTGACCATCGCCGGGGACATCGGCGACAAGGATTTCTGCAACGCCGCCGTGGCGCAGGTGTTCGAGAAGTTCGGGCGCATCGATGTGCTGGTGAACAATGCCGGCGAGCAGCATCCCGACAAGGAGATCACCGACATCACCGAGGCGCAGCTCAAGCGCACCTTCCAGACCAACATCTTCGGCCAGTTCTTCATGGTGCAGGCGGCGATGCCGCATCTGAAGGCAGGCGCGGCGATCGTGAACTGCACCTCGGTCACGATGTACCAGGGGGAGCCCGAACTGCTCGACTACAGCTCGACCAAGGGTGCGATCACTGCGTTTACCCGCAGCCTGTCGATGAACCTGATCAAAAAGGGCATTCGCGTGAATGCGGTCGCGCCCGGACCGATCTGGACGCCGCTCAACCCGATGGGGGGCGCGAGCCCGGACAAGCTGGAAAGCTTTGGCGAGGACGTGCCGATGGGGCGTCCCGGCCAACCCAACGAAGTGGCGCCGGCGTTCCTGTTCCTGGCATGCGAGGATGCCAGCTACATGTCGGGCCAGGTGCTGCATCCCAATGGCGGGACGGTGGTGAACGGTTGA
- a CDS encoding sigma-54-dependent transcriptional regulator, whose translation MTRNGQRLLMLIDDEPAQRRLVAAIAARRGWRTICVGDDETAIATLGTPDGMALDAILLDSAASDADTAALLGELRARRPQLPILVLTANSSVSAAVSAMRAGATDFLVKPLASERLLAALDAAVGGQGDGELRPLTEKLTASLGFDEIVGSAPQFRAALAIAAKSARARVPVLIEGESGVGKEVVAEAIHAASPRNKKPMVTLNCRAIPANLVESELFGHEKGAFPGAFERKIGRFADADGGTLFLDEVGEMPLDAQVKLLRALQSGEIQPIGARHAREADVRVLAATNKSLTAEVEAGRFREDLYYRLNVVQVTIPPLRERVGDIPALARHLLARIAEQPGLRELGITDDALQLLQSYEWPGNVRQLQNALFRAAVLCDGDGLTRADFPQIAQLAAGRPDVAGPAQLSGNAGVTLFRADGNLRALEEIEADVIRLAIGHYRGRMTEVARRLGIGRSTLYRKLGELGIDQSAA comes from the coding sequence ATGACGCGGAACGGCCAGCGCCTCCTGATGCTGATCGACGACGAACCGGCCCAACGCCGGCTGGTCGCCGCGATCGCCGCGCGTCGGGGATGGCGAACGATCTGCGTCGGCGACGACGAGACCGCGATCGCCACCTTGGGCACGCCCGACGGCATGGCGCTCGATGCGATTCTGCTCGATTCCGCCGCCTCGGATGCCGACACCGCCGCGCTGCTCGGCGAACTGCGCGCCCGCCGTCCGCAGCTGCCGATCCTGGTGCTGACCGCGAACAGCTCGGTCTCTGCCGCGGTCAGCGCGATGCGCGCCGGTGCCACTGACTTCCTGGTCAAGCCGCTCGCCTCCGAACGCCTGCTCGCCGCGCTCGACGCCGCGGTCGGTGGTCAGGGCGACGGCGAGCTTCGCCCCCTCACCGAGAAGCTTACCGCGAGCCTCGGCTTCGACGAGATCGTCGGCTCAGCGCCGCAGTTCCGCGCCGCGCTCGCCATCGCCGCCAAATCCGCACGCGCCCGCGTGCCGGTGCTGATCGAAGGCGAAAGCGGCGTCGGCAAGGAAGTGGTGGCCGAGGCGATCCACGCCGCCTCTCCCCGCAACAAGAAGCCGATGGTCACGCTCAACTGCCGCGCCATTCCCGCCAACCTCGTCGAATCGGAACTGTTCGGCCACGAGAAGGGCGCGTTCCCCGGCGCGTTCGAGCGCAAGATCGGGCGGTTCGCCGACGCCGATGGCGGCACGCTGTTCCTCGACGAGGTTGGCGAGATGCCGCTCGACGCGCAGGTCAAGCTGCTGCGCGCGCTCCAATCGGGCGAGATCCAGCCGATCGGCGCGCGCCATGCCCGCGAAGCCGACGTTCGTGTCCTGGCCGCCACCAACAAGAGCCTGACCGCCGAGGTCGAGGCAGGGCGCTTCCGCGAGGACCTGTATTACCGGCTGAACGTTGTCCAGGTAACGATCCCGCCGCTCCGCGAGCGGGTCGGCGACATCCCCGCGCTCGCCCGTCACTTGCTTGCGCGCATTGCAGAGCAGCCGGGCCTTCGCGAACTGGGCATCACCGACGACGCGCTCCAGCTGCTCCAATCCTATGAATGGCCGGGCAATGTCCGCCAGCTCCAGAACGCGCTGTTTCGCGCCGCGGTGCTGTGCGACGGCGATGGTCTCACCCGCGCCGACTTCCCCCAGATCGCCCAGCTTGCCGCCGGCCGGCCAGACGTCGCCGGGCCGGCGCAGCTCTCGGGCAATGCCGGCGTCACTCTGTTCCGCGCGGACGGCAATCTGCGCGCGCTCGAGGAGATCGAGGCCGACGTCATCCGCCTCGCCATCGGCCATTATCGCGGCCGCATGACCGAAGTCGCGCGCCGCCTCGGCATCGGCCGCTCGACACTGTACCGTAAGCTCGGCGAACTGGGGATCGATCAGAGCGCCGCGTGA
- a CDS encoding Re/Si-specific NAD(P)(+) transhydrogenase subunit alpha, with the protein MKIAVLKENAGGERRVAATPETVKKLTALGAQIAVEAGAGEGATIADQAYADAGATIGGRIDALVDAEIVLAVQGPDPDSLTGLKPGAWIVAQANPFGERARVDRYAALGAEVLAMELMPRITRAQSMDILSSQSNLAGYKAVLDAAAEYGRAFPMMMTAAGTISAARVFVMGVGVAGLQAIATARRLGAQVSATDVRAATREQIQSLGAKPIFVENVAGIEGEGSGGYATEMSDEYKAAQAALVSSHLAKQDVVITTALIPGRPAPRLISDAQVASMRPGSVIVDLAVEQGGNVEGAVAGEVVTRHGVKIVGHRNVPSRLAADASALFARNLFNFLNAFWDKEAGRPVLDEEIGDAIRLTRGGQVVHPRLLA; encoded by the coding sequence GTGAAGATCGCGGTCCTGAAGGAAAATGCGGGCGGCGAGCGGCGGGTCGCCGCCACGCCCGAGACCGTGAAGAAGCTGACCGCGCTCGGCGCGCAGATCGCGGTGGAAGCGGGCGCGGGAGAAGGCGCGACGATCGCCGATCAGGCCTATGCCGATGCGGGCGCAACGATCGGTGGGCGGATAGACGCTCTTGTTGACGCCGAGATCGTGCTCGCCGTGCAGGGGCCGGACCCGGACAGCCTGACGGGACTGAAGCCCGGCGCCTGGATCGTTGCGCAGGCGAATCCATTCGGCGAGCGCGCACGGGTGGACCGTTACGCCGCGCTGGGCGCCGAGGTGCTGGCGATGGAATTGATGCCGCGGATCACCCGCGCACAGTCGATGGACATCCTGTCGTCGCAGTCGAACCTGGCCGGATATAAGGCGGTGCTGGACGCCGCCGCCGAATATGGCCGCGCCTTTCCGATGATGATGACCGCGGCGGGCACGATCAGCGCGGCGCGGGTGTTCGTGATGGGCGTCGGCGTCGCCGGGCTGCAGGCGATCGCCACCGCGCGGCGGCTAGGTGCGCAGGTCTCGGCCACCGACGTGCGCGCAGCGACCCGCGAGCAGATCCAGTCGCTGGGCGCCAAGCCGATCTTCGTCGAGAATGTCGCCGGGATCGAAGGCGAAGGCAGCGGCGGCTATGCCACCGAGATGTCGGACGAATATAAGGCGGCACAGGCGGCGCTCGTGTCCAGCCACCTGGCCAAGCAGGACGTGGTGATCACCACCGCGCTGATCCCCGGGCGGCCGGCGCCGCGGCTGATCAGCGACGCGCAGGTGGCAAGCATGCGCCCCGGCAGCGTGATCGTCGATCTTGCGGTCGAGCAGGGCGGCAATGTCGAGGGGGCGGTCGCGGGCGAGGTGGTGACGCGGCACGGCGTGAAGATCGTCGGGCACCGCAACGTGCCGTCGCGGCTGGCGGCGGACGCGTCGGCGCTGTTCGCGCGCAACCTGTTCAATTTCCTGAACGCGTTCTGGGACAAGGAGGCCGGGCGGCCGGTGCTCGACGAGGAGATCGGCGACGCGATACGACTGACGCGGGGCGGCCAAGTGGTGCACCCGAGGCTGCTCGCGTGA